The following coding sequences lie in one Sulfuricella sp. genomic window:
- a CDS encoding DUF6781 family protein, translated as MSKPLTSQEIVTAASASMQDDGDIRTRVHDLTLRALRERRLDISEVRAVVRSVAEGVSLGAEQRGGEVKEALAAAISGLDAALLKAAQATHLALQEMISQGKEFSAQDLQPALDDMKITEQAFLDTLGQVAETAGGKIKQELKAAVDHARHSGTDTGASVKASLGDLSKGISATLQAGKSSGQEAAQTVASRLAALASGILAGMADVLHEKSQKK; from the coding sequence ATGAGTAAACCGTTGACGTCTCAGGAAATTGTAACGGCTGCCAGTGCATCCATGCAGGATGACGGCGATATTCGGACCCGGGTTCATGACCTGACCTTGCGAGCCCTGCGGGAGCGGCGTCTGGATATTTCCGAAGTGCGCGCTGTGGTGCGCTCCGTGGCAGAGGGTGTAAGCCTGGGGGCGGAACAACGTGGCGGCGAAGTGAAAGAAGCCCTTGCCGCGGCGATTTCCGGCCTTGATGCCGCATTGCTCAAAGCAGCGCAGGCGACGCATCTGGCATTGCAGGAAATGATCTCGCAGGGCAAGGAGTTCTCCGCACAGGACCTTCAGCCCGCGCTGGATGACATGAAAATCACGGAGCAGGCTTTTCTCGATACCCTGGGTCAGGTGGCTGAAACTGCGGGCGGCAAAATCAAACAGGAACTTAAAGCCGCAGTGGACCATGCGCGTCATTCCGGCACCGACACGGGCGCCAGCGTCAAGGCCAGCCTGGGTGATCTGAGTAAGGGCATTTCAGCGACATTGCAGGCCGGAAAGTCAAGTGGTCAGGAGGCCGCCCAGACAGTGGCAAGCCGCCTTGCGGCGCTGGCGAGCGGCATTCTGGCCGGCATGGCTGACGTCTTGCACGAGAAATCGCAGAAAAAATAG
- the metK gene encoding methionine adenosyltransferase, giving the protein MNTRRHLFTSESVAEGHPDKIADQISDAILDAFLAEEPEAKVACETFVADNLVVIAGEFKTARKALFDEIRNRAEEISRQVLRDIGYRDAETGIDPNTCEVQVRFNHQSIQIHKGITLAGGDIGAGDQGLMFGYACDETPDLMPYPVWLAHRLVQRQAELRKSGALPWLRPDAKSQVTVAYEGHRVAGIENVIISTQIERGLDPAWVTQEITREIIDPLVPMALRTPGFRLWVNPAGPFEIGGPNGDTGLTGRKIIVDTYGGSCPHGGGAFSGKDPTKVDRSAAYMARYIAKNLVAAGYAKRCLVQLAYAIGVAEPVSLLIETHGTGTVPDSKLEAMVRSTFDLTPRGIIDSLDLRRPIYRKTAAYGHFGRAEPDFTWERVDQAHELARFEG; this is encoded by the coding sequence ATGAATACCAGACGTCACCTGTTTACTTCTGAATCTGTCGCAGAAGGGCATCCGGACAAGATCGCCGACCAGATTTCGGACGCCATTCTGGATGCCTTCCTTGCCGAGGAGCCAGAAGCCAAGGTGGCCTGCGAAACTTTTGTTGCCGATAACCTGGTAGTGATTGCCGGCGAGTTCAAAACTGCCCGCAAGGCGCTGTTTGACGAGATTCGGAACCGGGCCGAAGAAATTTCCCGTCAGGTATTACGTGACATTGGTTACCGGGATGCCGAAACCGGGATTGATCCGAACACTTGCGAAGTACAGGTACGTTTCAATCACCAGTCCATCCAGATTCATAAAGGCATCACGCTCGCAGGGGGCGATATTGGCGCTGGCGACCAGGGGCTGATGTTCGGTTATGCCTGTGATGAAACGCCGGATCTGATGCCTTACCCGGTCTGGCTGGCGCATCGCCTGGTGCAGCGCCAGGCCGAACTGCGTAAATCCGGTGCTTTGCCCTGGCTGCGGCCCGATGCAAAAAGCCAGGTCACCGTTGCATACGAAGGGCATCGTGTGGCCGGCATCGAAAACGTGATTATTTCCACGCAGATCGAACGCGGCCTGGACCCTGCCTGGGTCACGCAGGAAATTACACGCGAAATCATTGATCCATTGGTGCCGATGGCGCTGCGCACGCCAGGTTTCAGGTTGTGGGTCAATCCTGCCGGGCCATTCGAAATAGGCGGCCCCAATGGCGATACGGGCCTCACTGGCCGCAAGATCATCGTCGATACCTATGGCGGCTCCTGCCCGCATGGCGGTGGCGCATTTTCAGGAAAGGATCCGACCAAGGTGGATCGTTCGGCAGCTTATATGGCCAGGTATATTGCCAAAAACCTCGTTGCGGCTGGCTATGCAAAACGCTGCCTGGTTCAGCTGGCGTACGCCATCGGGGTGGCCGAGCCGGTCTCCCTGCTGATAGAAACCCATGGCACCGGAACTGTGCCGGACAGCAAGCTGGAAGCGATGGTGCGCAGCACCTTTGATCTGACGCCTCGCGGTATCATCGACAGCCTCGACCTGCGGCGGCCCATCTATCGCAAGACCGCGGCCTATGGGCATTTTGGCCGGGCCGAGCCGGACTTTACCTGGGAGCGTGTTGATCAGGCTCATGAATTGGCCAGGTTTGAGGGATAA
- a CDS encoding class I SAM-dependent methyltransferase: MSDYPVICWSEADESCSARWRSESGAPPPKRVMAADDRMTADAAYRFACEGTALLWRGDFQNARQLLQALARRVDRKPRKPAVSPSEAFHFHRQFQSLRARVLGQLLLPLESNYSIPLRRAPDVREACMEAYGPGEVPSLVSLRELLGLIGAHEWRKKGVEIPALGERIHPHYGVFSPVRGEYVGLVAEAPLPSLELAFDIGTGTGVLAAVLAKRGVKHVVATDQDPRALACARANLKRLGLIGRVDVIQADLFPVGRAPLIICNPPWLPARANSPIEHAIYDPESRMLRGFLTGLAAHLEPGGEGWLILSDLAEHLGLRSREELLAAFEQAGLKVAGRMDVKPVHPRASDKTDPLHAARAAEVTSLWRLALP, encoded by the coding sequence GTGAGTGATTATCCTGTTATTTGCTGGTCAGAGGCAGACGAAAGCTGCTCGGCACGGTGGCGTTCGGAGAGCGGGGCGCCTCCGCCCAAGCGGGTAATGGCCGCGGATGACCGAATGACGGCGGATGCCGCATATCGTTTTGCCTGCGAGGGTACCGCGCTGCTATGGCGGGGGGATTTCCAGAATGCGCGGCAGTTGCTTCAGGCGCTGGCCCGCCGTGTCGATCGCAAACCGCGCAAGCCGGCCGTTTCGCCATCCGAGGCATTCCATTTTCATCGCCAGTTCCAGTCCCTGCGTGCACGGGTCCTGGGGCAACTATTGCTGCCGCTGGAGAGCAATTACAGCATTCCCTTGCGGCGCGCGCCTGATGTTCGGGAGGCCTGCATGGAGGCATATGGTCCGGGTGAGGTTCCCTCGCTGGTCTCGCTGCGGGAGCTGCTCGGTTTGATTGGGGCCCACGAGTGGCGCAAGAAGGGGGTTGAAATTCCGGCGCTCGGTGAGCGTATCCACCCGCACTACGGAGTTTTTTCGCCAGTGCGGGGCGAGTACGTGGGGCTGGTGGCCGAGGCGCCGCTGCCTTCCCTGGAGCTGGCCTTCGATATTGGTACTGGAACGGGGGTGCTGGCGGCAGTGCTGGCCAAGAGAGGGGTAAAGCACGTTGTAGCGACTGACCAGGATCCTCGCGCATTGGCCTGCGCGCGCGCGAACCTCAAACGGCTCGGGCTGATTGGCCGGGTGGATGTTATCCAGGCCGATCTTTTTCCGGTAGGGCGTGCGCCACTCATCATCTGTAATCCGCCGTGGCTGCCGGCACGGGCCAATTCGCCCATCGAACATGCAATTTACGACCCGGAGAGCCGCATGCTGCGAGGTTTCCTGACTGGTCTCGCCGCGCATCTGGAGCCGGGCGGCGAGGGCTGGCTGATACTTTCTGATCTGGCCGAGCATCTGGGGCTGCGTTCGAGAGAGGAGTTGCTTGCCGCTTTTGAGCAAGCAGGGCTGAAAGTCGCGGGGCGGATGGATGTCAAGCCGGTTCATCCCCGCGCCTCGGACAAGACCGACCCGCTTCACGCTGCACGCGCAGCCGAGGTGACATCGCTGTGGCGTCTTGCGCTGCCCTAA
- a CDS encoding ATP-binding protein produces the protein MKFSVGAGFALVLALMVALTVLGLNQMAAINSRLERIVNQNNVKIELATTMRDALRERAISMHSIVVLQDPFAQDEELQRFYDLGSSFSKARQKLQLMNLNIVEEFTLEQINSLSMVTQPIVIRTIEYALDHDRSSALAMLQKEAIPSQRKLLNELDALLMEQQDASRKAAEEAALSFRQTEWLMFMLGTAAAFLGVFIAFFVIRRAAQQTLEIEKQQLKFKTLFETNSDGIVLMDQSHFMDCNAAALRMFQFDSVQQFTRLSPTDLGPPVQKNGTPTLDYAIAHIRQAEAEGHCHFEWSGKRADGSIFPAEIALHSMTLENQVITQAIIHDITERKVAEEELRQAYDAALEASKMKSEFVANVSHEIRTPMNGIIGMVSLLLDTPLNHEQRDYAETVNQSAAALLTIINDILDFSKIEAGKLELEVIDFNLLQTVENVAELFAQRAQFKGLELICDIDPALPHRLRGDPGRLRQILANLTDNAIKFTDQGEVAIKVSLQEETPSALLLRFEVRDTGIGITPQAKIRLFQSFSQADGSTTRKYGGTGLGLAISKQLIELMGGEIDMSSQEEQGSQFWFTARLEKQGDAAHPPGKVSLSGRRALVLIPNLSLLRMVSGLLNQWGIICHHDLPAPPQDSAAQDSFDLVILDISRSEDVAKLRMLGKNLPTPEKWILLLPVTQRQRLPGLPDAIYLTKPVLQQRMLDAILEASGEIAKRGIEAGQGTNSEITLPSPLRVLVAEDNGVNQKVIQHMLKKLGIEPEIVGNGNEALQAMSRSSHDLILMDCQMPEMDGFEATAEIRRMEQANGVHRIIVAMTANAMPGDRDRCLNAGMDDYLVKPVNRENLARLLREIKPLPSNSHAAIDEARLKATLGNDQEFHREMISLYVDSTRPLLHEISRALAAQDAIGCKNSAHEIKGASTYIGATSMAECARQLEHAVQELDWVRAMQHLRQLESGFDQVARYLEKMPDLKA, from the coding sequence ATGAAATTTAGCGTGGGCGCCGGTTTTGCGCTGGTACTTGCGTTGATGGTTGCACTGACGGTGCTCGGCCTGAATCAGATGGCTGCCATCAACAGCCGTCTGGAAAGGATCGTGAATCAGAACAACGTCAAAATCGAACTTGCCACGACCATGCGGGATGCGCTGCGCGAACGTGCGATCAGCATGCATTCCATCGTGGTCCTGCAGGATCCCTTTGCCCAGGATGAAGAATTGCAGCGGTTTTATGATCTGGGCTCCAGTTTCTCCAAGGCACGGCAAAAATTGCAGCTTATGAACCTCAATATTGTCGAGGAATTCACGCTGGAGCAAATCAATTCCCTGTCCATGGTGACCCAGCCCATCGTCATCAGGACAATAGAATATGCCCTCGATCACGACAGAAGCTCGGCGCTGGCGATGCTGCAGAAAGAAGCCATCCCATCCCAGAGGAAATTGCTGAACGAGCTGGATGCCCTGCTCATGGAGCAGCAAGACGCCAGCCGCAAAGCGGCTGAGGAAGCCGCTCTGTCATTCCGGCAGACTGAATGGCTGATGTTCATGCTGGGCACCGCCGCTGCATTTCTGGGCGTGTTTATTGCCTTTTTTGTCATCCGCCGCGCAGCCCAGCAAACTCTGGAAATTGAAAAACAGCAGCTGAAATTCAAGACCCTGTTCGAAACCAATTCAGACGGCATCGTGCTGATGGATCAGAGTCATTTTATGGACTGCAACGCTGCAGCGCTGCGCATGTTTCAGTTTGATTCCGTACAGCAATTCACCCGCCTGAGCCCCACAGATCTTGGCCCCCCAGTCCAGAAGAATGGCACCCCGACACTGGATTATGCCATTGCCCATATCAGGCAAGCGGAGGCGGAGGGCCACTGTCACTTCGAATGGAGCGGGAAACGAGCTGATGGCAGCATTTTTCCGGCCGAAATCGCCTTGCATTCCATGACGCTGGAAAATCAGGTCATTACGCAGGCAATCATCCATGACATCACCGAGCGAAAAGTGGCCGAGGAAGAATTACGCCAGGCTTACGATGCAGCGCTTGAAGCCTCGAAGATGAAATCGGAATTCGTGGCCAACGTCAGCCATGAAATCCGTACCCCGATGAATGGCATTATCGGCATGGTCAGCCTGCTGCTGGATACGCCTCTGAACCATGAGCAAAGGGATTATGCCGAAACAGTCAATCAGTCCGCCGCCGCCCTGCTCACCATCATCAATGACATCCTGGATTTCTCCAAGATCGAGGCGGGCAAGCTCGAACTTGAAGTGATCGATTTCAACCTGCTGCAAACGGTTGAGAATGTGGCCGAACTTTTTGCCCAGCGCGCCCAGTTCAAGGGGCTGGAACTGATATGTGACATCGATCCCGCCCTGCCGCACCGGCTGCGCGGAGACCCTGGGCGGTTGCGCCAGATCCTGGCCAACCTGACCGACAACGCCATCAAGTTCACCGATCAGGGCGAAGTGGCCATCAAGGTTTCATTGCAGGAAGAAACACCCTCCGCACTTCTGCTGCGTTTTGAAGTGCGTGATACCGGCATTGGCATCACGCCCCAGGCCAAAATCCGCCTCTTTCAGTCCTTTTCCCAGGCCGATGGCTCGACAACCCGAAAATATGGCGGCACAGGCCTGGGCCTGGCCATTTCAAAGCAATTAATCGAACTCATGGGGGGGGAGATCGACATGAGCAGCCAGGAAGAGCAAGGTAGCCAGTTCTGGTTCACGGCACGCCTTGAAAAACAGGGTGATGCTGCACACCCTCCCGGCAAGGTATCCCTCAGCGGCCGTCGCGCACTCGTCCTGATTCCGAACCTCAGTCTTTTACGCATGGTGAGCGGCCTGCTCAATCAATGGGGCATTATTTGCCACCACGACTTACCCGCCCCACCACAGGACTCCGCTGCACAGGACTCCTTCGATCTGGTCATTCTGGATATTTCCCGCTCCGAAGATGTGGCAAAACTGCGCATGCTGGGTAAAAACCTGCCCACCCCGGAAAAATGGATTCTGCTCTTGCCTGTTACGCAGCGGCAGCGGCTTCCAGGCCTGCCTGATGCAATCTACCTTACCAAGCCAGTGCTCCAGCAGCGCATGCTCGATGCCATCCTCGAAGCCAGCGGAGAAATTGCGAAGAGAGGGATCGAAGCGGGCCAGGGCACAAACAGTGAAATCACCCTGCCCTCGCCATTGCGCGTCCTGGTGGCCGAAGACAATGGCGTCAATCAGAAGGTTATCCAGCACATGCTGAAAAAGCTGGGAATCGAGCCCGAAATAGTCGGAAATGGGAATGAAGCACTCCAGGCAATGAGCCGCTCCAGCCACGACCTGATTCTGATGGATTGCCAGATGCCGGAAATGGACGGGTTTGAAGCCACTGCCGAGATTCGCCGCATGGAACAGGCGAATGGCGTTCACCGGATCATTGTGGCCATGACGGCCAACGCCATGCCCGGCGACCGCGACCGCTGCCTGAATGCGGGTATGGACGATTACCTGGTCAAACCGGTTAACCGTGAAAATCTGGCAAGGTTACTGCGTGAAATCAAACCATTACCGTCCAATTCTCATGCCGCAATTGACGAAGCTCGCCTGAAGGCCACCCTGGGCAACGATCAGGAATTTCATCGTGAAATGATCTCGCTGTACGTCGACAGCACGCGACCCCTGCTGCATGAAATTTCACGGGCGCTGGCTGCGCAGGACGCTATTGGGTGCAAAAATAGCGCGCACGAGATCAAGGGTGCTTCCACCTATATTGGGGCCACGAGCATGGCAGAGTGCGCACGGCAACTGGAGCATGCCGTGCAGGAGCTGGACTGGGTGCGCGCAATGCAGCATCTGCGGCAGCTGGAAAGTGGCTTCGATCAGGTAGCCCGCTATCTGGAGAAGATGCCCGACCTGAAAGCCTGA
- a CDS encoding C40 family peptidase — MGLNNKLIIGFLLLSAGSAVAEEAIQIAPAPEAVSSTLETRHSSGVSDMLGYARNLIGINYKYGGNNPSTGFDCSGYVSHVFRQMAGFSLPHNALAMSRLGKKISPDELKPGDLVFFNTLKRSFSHVGIYVGNDRFIHAPSSGGGVEVVSMQDKYWVQRFNGARRLLILQLPAGLLNE; from the coding sequence ATGGGATTAAACAACAAGCTCATCATCGGCTTTCTTCTGCTGTCCGCTGGTTCCGCCGTGGCCGAGGAGGCGATTCAAATTGCACCGGCTCCCGAGGCTGTCTCCAGCACCCTTGAGACCCGCCATTCTTCCGGTGTTTCAGACATGCTCGGTTACGCCCGGAATCTGATCGGCATCAATTACAAATACGGCGGCAACAACCCCAGCACGGGCTTTGATTGCAGCGGCTATGTCAGCCATGTCTTCCGCCAGATGGCGGGCTTTTCACTGCCGCACAATGCCCTGGCCATGAGCCGGCTTGGCAAGAAAATTTCTCCGGATGAATTGAAGCCAGGCGATCTGGTCTTTTTCAATACCCTGAAACGCTCCTTTTCCCATGTTGGCATTTACGTCGGGAATGACCGGTTTATCCATGCACCGAGCTCTGGCGGCGGCGTTGAAGTAGTCAGCATGCAGGACAAATACTGGGTACAGCGCTTTAACGGCGCACGCCGGCTGCTTATTTTGCAGTTGCCCGCTGGATTGCTGAACGAATAA
- a CDS encoding patatin-like phospholipase family protein produces the protein MKILMFGLGFVLALSGCATIQPETRPVVPVKAHAPKIAIALGGGAARGFAHVGVLKALESHGIYPQIVVGTSAGSMVGALYAAGYNGFELQKIAFQLDESSVGDWTLPNRGFIKGELLQNFVNRALQNKPIESLGKTFAAVATDLGNGETAVFRRGNAGAAVRASSSVPGIFQPVSINGREYVDGGLTSPIPVKVARSLGADVVIAVDISSRPKYAKVSDSVDVILQTFSIMGQTIGQYELAGADVVIRPDTGTIGSTGFEQKHQAIMEGERAALAALPLIRSAIQRATAK, from the coding sequence TTGAAAATCTTAATGTTTGGGCTGGGTTTCGTGCTTGCCTTGTCAGGCTGCGCGACCATTCAGCCCGAAACCAGGCCAGTTGTGCCGGTCAAGGCACATGCTCCAAAAATCGCCATTGCGCTGGGCGGCGGGGCGGCGCGAGGGTTTGCCCATGTTGGCGTGCTCAAAGCCCTGGAGTCGCATGGAATTTATCCGCAGATCGTGGTTGGAACCAGTGCCGGAAGCATGGTGGGCGCCCTTTACGCGGCGGGCTACAATGGCTTTGAACTACAGAAAATTGCCTTCCAGCTGGACGAGAGCAGCGTCGGCGACTGGACCCTGCCTAACAGGGGGTTCATCAAGGGTGAACTGTTGCAGAACTTTGTCAACCGCGCCTTGCAGAATAAGCCGATCGAGAGCCTGGGAAAAACTTTTGCAGCCGTGGCAACCGATCTTGGCAACGGAGAGACGGCAGTTTTCCGGCGTGGCAATGCAGGCGCGGCGGTGCGGGCTTCCAGTAGTGTGCCCGGCATATTTCAGCCAGTCAGCATCAATGGACGTGAATATGTTGACGGTGGCCTGACCAGCCCGATCCCCGTCAAGGTGGCTCGCAGTCTTGGTGCGGATGTGGTCATTGCGGTCGATATTTCCAGCCGGCCAAAATATGCCAAGGTGAGCGATAGCGTGGATGTAATACTCCAGACCTTCAGCATCATGGGGCAGACCATAGGCCAGTACGAACTGGCTGGAGCGGATGTGGTCATTCGCCCGGATACCGGTACGATAGGGTCAACGGGCTTCGAGCAGAAACATCAGGCCATCATGGAGGGCGAGAGGGCCGCGCTCGCAGCTTTGCCGCTTATTCGTTCAGCAATCCAGCGGGCAACTGCAAAATAA
- a CDS encoding PEP-CTERM sorting domain-containing protein, whose protein sequence is MKRNNFSRMALSLFAVLAITATPVQAAVTYATDTATTSAIPGLTGYSTSGAKMSGMSVTASFSSGVTQTLSWATTGALSGGVSGTGWGLSLDGDTYSAPWNFTMSAAAGNLGSITQLILNGNSGYTVFDRTNPSWGTDGSAQGVDLWFSDSSIDALVTYSDQVSISPNAAVGDLWHMITVDFTNGPASSFIFYQDTDNDSRYGQVPEPAMLGLLGIGLLAAGLARRNRKV, encoded by the coding sequence ATGAAACGCAATAACTTTTCCAGGATGGCTCTAAGCCTTTTTGCAGTGCTTGCCATTACTGCCACGCCTGTTCAGGCGGCGGTGACTTACGCTACGGATACCGCCACGACCAGCGCCATTCCCGGGCTTACCGGGTATTCCACCTCCGGTGCCAAGATGAGCGGCATGTCGGTTACCGCAAGTTTCTCGAGCGGGGTCACTCAAACTCTATCATGGGCAACAACAGGCGCCTTGTCAGGAGGTGTGAGTGGAACGGGATGGGGGCTTTCACTGGACGGCGACACCTATTCTGCACCTTGGAATTTCACCATGAGTGCGGCGGCCGGAAATCTGGGCTCGATCACCCAGTTGATTCTGAACGGTAATTCTGGCTATACCGTATTTGACCGCACCAACCCCAGTTGGGGTACGGATGGTTCAGCGCAAGGTGTGGATTTATGGTTTTCCGATTCATCGATTGATGCGCTGGTAACCTATTCGGATCAGGTATCCATCTCTCCCAATGCGGCTGTCGGTGATTTGTGGCATATGATTACAGTTGATTTCACCAATGGGCCAGCCTCCAGCTTTATTTTCTATCAGGATACGGATAATGATAGCCGGTATGGTCAGGTGCCTGAACCTGCAATGCTCGGCTTGCTCGGTATTGGTTTGTTGGCTGCGGGCTTGGCGCGCAGGAATCGCAAGGTTTGA
- a CDS encoding AarF/UbiB family protein: MLLETLKVMRDISRLHEITTVFIRYGWGDVARRLGIIGALERAGRVLHWSEAEEIMHLEPAVRVRRALEELGPTFVKLGQVLASRVDMFPSNWISEFEKLQSEVPPVPFETLLPQLIAALGASPLEIFNEVQTTPVAAASIAQVHLAQLKDGTEVVLKIRRPDIEQKIEADLRILAHIAQLLESELPEARRYQPVQVVAEFSRSLRRELDLAREARNMDRFAHNFSTDQTVLIPKVYWEWTSEVMNVQQRIDGIPGNSLAAVDAAGLDRKMLAAYGADAVLKMILIDGYFHADPHPGNVFYLPGNRLAMLDFGMVGRLTQERRNQIVDLLASLARRNEQGMLEVLLEWTGDASVDDSKLAADVGDLVVNYENIQLKDVRLGTLLQEITMIMREHSLVLPSDLTLLFKALITLEGLGHQLDPGFHLISRLEPFVERVIRERYTPGAIWQRGWQDFNQVYGLMTGLPRDIVRLIREVRRGKFRIDLDLKRLDHFGQQIDHSANRLTMAIMTASLVIGSSIVMTVEGGPTLFGLPLFGLLGFLLAFFNSIWIVFSIWRSNRH; encoded by the coding sequence ATGCTGCTGGAAACGTTGAAAGTGATGAGGGATATTTCCCGCCTGCATGAAATTACCACGGTATTCATCCGCTACGGCTGGGGGGATGTGGCGCGCCGCCTCGGCATCATCGGGGCGCTGGAGCGTGCTGGCCGCGTCCTTCACTGGAGCGAGGCCGAAGAGATCATGCATCTCGAACCCGCGGTTCGAGTGCGGCGCGCGCTGGAGGAACTGGGGCCGACATTCGTCAAACTGGGTCAGGTCCTGGCAAGCCGGGTGGACATGTTTCCCTCGAACTGGATCAGTGAATTTGAAAAACTGCAAAGCGAGGTTCCACCCGTTCCATTTGAAACCTTGTTGCCGCAGTTGATCGCCGCTTTAGGCGCATCTCCGCTGGAAATCTTTAACGAGGTGCAAACCACGCCGGTGGCTGCCGCTTCCATCGCCCAGGTGCATCTGGCACAGTTGAAGGACGGCACCGAGGTTGTGCTTAAAATCCGCCGTCCCGATATTGAGCAGAAAATTGAAGCCGATCTGCGAATTCTGGCGCATATCGCGCAACTCCTCGAATCCGAACTGCCTGAGGCACGGCGTTACCAGCCGGTACAAGTCGTCGCCGAATTTTCACGCTCCCTGCGCCGTGAGCTGGACCTGGCACGTGAAGCGCGCAATATGGATCGCTTTGCCCACAATTTTTCCACAGATCAAACTGTCCTGATCCCCAAGGTTTATTGGGAGTGGACCAGCGAAGTCATGAATGTTCAGCAACGGATTGACGGCATCCCCGGCAACAGTCTTGCCGCGGTAGATGCGGCCGGTCTTGACCGCAAGATGCTGGCGGCGTATGGCGCCGACGCCGTACTCAAAATGATTTTGATCGATGGCTATTTTCATGCCGATCCTCATCCCGGCAACGTTTTTTACTTGCCGGGAAACCGCCTGGCCATGCTGGACTTCGGCATGGTGGGGCGCCTGACTCAAGAGCGGCGCAACCAGATCGTGGATCTGCTCGCTTCCCTGGCGCGGCGCAATGAGCAGGGCATGCTGGAAGTCCTGCTGGAGTGGACGGGGGATGCCAGCGTGGATGACAGCAAGCTGGCCGCCGACGTCGGCGATCTGGTGGTGAACTATGAAAACATTCAGCTCAAGGATGTTCGTCTGGGCACCTTGCTGCAGGAAATCACCATGATCATGCGCGAGCATTCGCTGGTGCTGCCATCCGATTTGACCCTGCTGTTCAAGGCATTGATTACCCTGGAAGGACTGGGCCATCAGCTTGATCCCGGATTTCACCTGATCAGCCGTCTCGAGCCATTCGTCGAGCGGGTGATTCGCGAACGTTACACCCCGGGCGCCATATGGCAACGCGGCTGGCAGGATTTCAACCAGGTCTATGGCTTAATGACCGGCTTGCCGCGCGATATCGTTCGCCTGATCCGGGAAGTTCGCCGCGGTAAATTCAGGATCGACCTCGACCTGAAACGCCTGGATCATTTTGGCCAGCAAATCGATCACAGCGCCAACCGCCTGACCATGGCCATCATGACCGCTTCCCTGGTGATCGGCTCCTCCATCGTCATGACGGTCGAAGGCGGACCGACCCTGTTCGGCCTGCCCTTGTTCGGCCTGCTCGGTTTCCTGCTGGCTTTTTTCAACAGCATCTGGATCGTTTTCTCGATCTGGCGCTCCAATCGTCATTAA